A genomic window from Purpureocillium takamizusanense chromosome 2, complete sequence includes:
- the UTP5 gene encoding Small subunit (SSU) processome component (COG:S~BUSCO:EOG09264NJ1~EggNog:ENOG503NWZN), with protein MPMSTKRKAPAKLAAPAVRSSAKVPTKATVNEAKASVSNTDAIQSSQMETIEISSDEPSDEDLSDDEEEDQPAKTNGEAAPAPAAVNGKPAGRDGADPEESDGEPTSPSFGELLRDNGAIDVPALLQQSSAAGSNAAVQRPRTAIVPPSHQSLTTVLTQALKTDDTDLLESCLHTTDLTTIRNTIERIDSSLAGTLLTSLAARLYRRPGRAGNLMTWVQWTLVSHGGALASQPKVVQSLSSLQKVLAERAKGLNSLLALKGKLDLLDGQMDLRRKMQRGSALPQLGDAGEDDEDVIWVEGESDNKEPANGALRPRRRRNQHSDDEEDDEDETGPLANGVVGDSEDEEDDDDDDVEEDDSEGEDGDEPLDEDEVDHDDVDESMGEDEESDVEAAAPPSKVQKMARSPFSKRK; from the coding sequence ATGCCCATGTCGACAAAGCGCAAGGCGCCGGCCAAGCTGGCCGCCCCCGCGGTCCGGTCGAGCGCAAAGGTCCCCACAAAGGCCACGgtcaacgaggccaaggcctcCGTGTCAAACACCGATGCCATCCAGAGCTCGCAAATGGAGACGATAGAGATCTCCTCGGACGAGcccagcgacgaggacctgtcggatgacgaggaggaggaccagCCCGCAAAGACCAACGGGgaggccgcgcccgcccctgccgccgtcaaTGGCAAGCCAGCTGGCCGGGACGGTGCAGACCCCGAAGAGTCGGATGGTGAGCCCACGTCACCCTCTTTCGGCGAACTCCTACGAGACAATGGCGCCATCGACGTCCCCGCGCTCCTCCAGcagtcgagcgccgccggcagtaacgccgccgtccagcgccCGCGCACGGCCATCGTGCCCCCTTCCCACCAGTCCCTCACGACGGTCCTCACTCAGGCCCTCAAGACGGACGACACCGACCTCCTCGAGTCCTGCCTCCACACCACCGACCTGACGACGATCCGAAACACCATCGAGCGCATCGACAGCTCCCTCGCCGGCACGCTCCTCACCAGCCTGGCCGCCCGGCTGTaccggcggcctggccgcgccggcaacCTCATGACGTGGGTGCAGTGGACGCTCGTctcccacggcggcgcgctcgcctcCCAGCCCAAGGTGGTGCAGAGCCTGAGCAGCCTGCAAAAGGTGCTCGCCGAGCGGGCAAAGGGGCTTAACAGTCTCCTGGCCCTCAAAGGCAAGCTGGACCTGCTGGACGGCCAGATGGACCTGCGGCGGAAGATGCAGCGCGGCTCCGCCCTGCCgcagctgggcgacgccggcgaggacgacgaggatgtcaTCTGGGTGGAGGGCGAGTCTGACAACAAGGAGCCGGCCAACGGCGCGCTACGACCCCGGAGGAGACGGAACCAACACAgcgatgacgaagaggacgacgaggatgagacCGGCCCCCTGGCCAACGGGGTCGTAGGCGactccgaggacgaggaagacgatgacgacgacgatgtcgaggaggacgacagcgagggcgaggacggcgacgagccgctcgacgaggacgaggtcgaccacgacgacgtggatGAGTCgatgggcgaggacgaggagagcgacgtcgaggccgcggcgccgccgtccaagGTGCAAAAGATGGCCCGCTCGCCCTTTTCCAAACGAAAGTGA
- a CDS encoding uncharacterized protein (EggNog:ENOG503NWGB~TransMembrane:12 (i131-152o158-185i197-219o239-261i273-301o321-341i361-380o400-424i450-473o485-506i527-550o562-582i)~COG:E), whose protein sequence is MGLGLGFFSRRGRDRNGNDDDDDKAAPRVIGDAMSAPSSSRNNPKGITGGVSSAAADTLTPDLERQQRQQTMQGGHHHHHDDDEEAETRSGPPMDPSGSSGGGGDNTIANADLVTTAEDRDLKRGLHERHLSMLGIAGAIGTGLFLGLGGAVQTGGPLGAFLGYATVGVVVCAVQFALGEAAALLPVTGAFVRHAEFLVDPAWGFAVGWNLVYGNLLSIPSEITAICVLFEFWHTGVSPAVFIVCFIVLTVAVGVAFVRVFGEVEFFFALLKVLLVVFLIVLGLVIDLGGVPGTPAVYFRYWRDPGPFVEYIAPGNWGKFLGYWGVMTSAVFSFAGVESIAMAGAETRNPRKAIPAACKNVFIRIVLFYMLAILVVGMLVPSDDPRLDGSSGDAAQSPFVIAASAAGLPAVPSVVNAVVITSAWSSSNQALLAGTRVLYGLALKRQAPRVFLRTTSWGVPWACVALYTAFMFLSFMSLSSGALAAFWWLVDLTAAGVLVSWISILLNHIRLRLAFKRQDIPLTMLPWYNSWTLYTSYFAIVMCILILLTSGFKVFTKGNWDASSFVSAYLDIPLVISAYLIWKFYKGTKIVNLSEIPLHRALEQAEQKYSVLHS, encoded by the exons ATGGGCCTTGGGCTGGGTTTCTTTtcccgccgcggcagggacagaaacggcaacgacgatgatgacgacaagGCCGCGCCGCGTGTCATCGGGGACGCCATGTCTGCGCCGAGTAGCAGCCGCAACAACCCCAAGGGCATTACCGGCGGTGTCTCGTCCGCGGCCGCAGACACGCTCACGCCAGACCTggagcgacagcagcggcagcagacGATGCAaggcggccatcatcaccatcacgatgacgatgaggaggcagAGACTCGATCCGGCCCGCCCATGGATCCCtctggcagcagcggcggtggcggcgacaacaccatcgccaacgccgacctcgtcaccacggccgaggaccgcGACCTCAAGCGCGGCCTGCACGAGCGGCACCTCTCCATgctcggcatcgcgggcgccatcggcaccggcctcttcctcgggctcggcggcgccgtgcagaCGGGCGGCCCGCTCGGCGCCTTCCTCGGCTacgccaccgtcggcgtcgtcgtctgcgccgtGCAgttcgccctcggcgaggcggccgccctgctcccCGTGACGGGCGCCTTCGTGCGCCACGCCGagttcctcgtcgacccggcctGGGGCTTCGCCGTGGGATGGAACCTCGTCTACGGGAACCTGCTGAGCATCCCCTCCGAGATCACCGCCATATGCGTGCTCTTCGAGTTCTGGCACACGGGCGTCAGccccgccgtcttcatcgtctGCTTCATcgtcctcaccgtcgccgtcggcgtcgcctttGTGCGCGTCTTTGGCGAGGTCGAGTTCTTCTTCGCCCTCCTCAAggtcctgctcgtcgtcttcctcatcgtcctcggcctcgtcatcgacctcggcggcgtccccgGCACCCCCGCCGTCTACTTCCGCTACTGGCGCGACCCGGGCCCCTTTGTCGAGTACATCGCGCCGGGCAACTGGGGCAAGTTCCTCGGCTACTGGGGCGTCATGACCAgcgccgtcttctccttcgccggcgtcgagtccatcgccatggccggcgccgagacgcgcAACCCCCGCAAGGCCatccccgccgcctgcaAGAACGTCTTCATCCGCATCGTCCTCTTCTACatgctcgccatcctcgtcgtcggcatgcTCGTCCCCAGCGACGACccccgcctcgacggctccagcggcgacgccgcccagagccccttcgtcatcgccgcctccgccgccggcctgcccgccgtcccctccgtcgtcaacgccgtcgtcatcacctCGGCCTGGAGCTCCTCCAAccaggccctgctcgccggcaccCGCGTCCTCTatggcctcgccctcaagcGCCAGGCCCCCCGCGTCTTCCTCCGCACCACCTCCTGGGGCGTCCCCTGGGCCTGCGTCGCCCTCTACACCGCCTTCATGTTCCTCAGCTTCATGAGCCTCTCcagcggcgccctcgccgccttttggtggctcgtcgacctgaccgccgccggcgtcctcgtctccTGGATCTCCATCCTGCTCAACCACatccgcctgcgcctcgccttCAAGCGCCAGGACATTCCCCTCACGATGCTGCCCTGGTACAATTCGTGGACCC tCTACACCTCGTACTTTGCCATTGTCATGtgcatcctcatcctcctcacCTCCGGGTTCAAGGTCTTTACCAAGGGCAACTGGGACGCCAGCAGCTTCGTCTCTGCATATCT TGACATCCCCCTCGTCATCAGCGCCTACCTGATCTGGAAGTTCTACAAGGGCACCAAGATCGTAAACCTCTCCGAGATACCCCTCCatcgcgccctcgagcaggccgagcaAAAGTACTCTGTGCTGCATTCATAG
- a CDS encoding uncharacterized protein (EggNog:ENOG503NVQA) encodes MKSDEPRRRFAPVPLETTFQSIKSGPQHEQQQPPQPQPQGHIGPNPELTPEPSPRSLSPAIPDLPLPLQPPQLHLLQHHGLAPLQRRRFKPQLIETSRRTHRAGDPGPATRPTDKTDITPYTNHIYVARPKPRRKRGDSQDDEPARHMPPTRRETEDEGVKEYLLELAGKEAARQIEEAALAAFPNSRAREGGVAHFYFHESSGSDGASDDAPEDHGQRLRRKSSSNLGLNWWHRHMQEHAEQIAEDRDDYDLPMGDDEDDEDAIMLRTDSDLDRMDLSLPPDPLWTTTNKLDPDDRRDSMAEMQSLRRAVSPIAADPQHHRLFGGDRQADAWPAADGRAPEPRPAPGFLAPADPGAGRPFASFGLQPEDVKLHLMRQAASPPMLGKDLTFRRCPSPKQTKLETDHPFVEHGGSVEKNRDTSGQGGLWRGYCFRSESNTDFIVPADLHPAPMMVTPMPPGTPGEPPAYESLSEEPGSLYASSSNNSSSGSSPPPPSLWRADHHQRRASRGGQAAANKGLHMLHGLDERLHREKTQAERDEKILHEFDDEFVTQVYNYLSLGYPAMARSFDEELSKITRVSVEELGRDDERQMAKGHMLEMRLDDNPEEARCPRWRALKTYIYEWARQHPNLDNLDPLAWGVRERRGSWAI; translated from the coding sequence ATGAAATCGGACGAGCCAAGGCGGCGATTCGCCCCCGTCCCCCTTGAGACAACCTTTCAATCCATTAAGAGCGGCCCCCAGCAcgagcaacaacaaccaccgcagccgcagccgcagggtCACATTGGGCCGAACCCAGAGCTGACGCCAGAACCCTCGCCTCGATCGCTGTCGCCGGCAATTCCCgacctgccgctgccgctgcaacCACCGCAACTGCACCTGCTACAGCATCATGGGCTCGCACCGCTGCAGAGACGGCGCTTCAAGCCGCAGCTGATCGAGACGTCCAGGCGCACCCaccgggcgggcgacccCGGCCCCGCTACTCGGCCGACGGACAAGACTGACATCACCCCCTACACGAACCACATCTACGTGGCAAGGCCCAAGCCCCGGCGGAAGCGCGGGGACTCGCAGGATGACGAGCCGGCCCGTCacatgccgccgacgcggcgcgagACGGAAGATGAGGGGGTCAAGGAGTACCTGCTCGAGCTGGCCGGCAAGGAGGCGGCACGGCAGATCGAGGAAGCTGCGCTCGCTGCCTTTCCCAACAGCCGGGCCCgtgagggcggcgtcgcccattTCTACTTTCACGAGAGCTCCGGCAGCGATGGCGCCTCGGACGACGCCCCCGAGGACCACGGCCAGAGGCTGCGTCGCAAGTCGTCGTCCAATCTCGGCTTGAACTGGTGGCACAGGCACATGCAGGAGCATGCCGAGCAGATTGCGGAGGACCGAGACGACTACGACTTGCccatgggcgacgacgaagatgacgaagATGCCATCATGCTGCGAACCGATTCCGACCTCGACCGCATGGACCTGTCCCTGCCCCCGGACCCGTTGTGGACCACGACCAACAAGCTGGACCCGGATGACAGGCGGGACTCTATGGCCGAGATGCAGTCGCTGCGCCGGGCCGTCAGCCCCATTGCCGCCGACccgcagcaccaccgccttTTCGGAGGTGACCGGCAGGCCGacgcctggcccgccgcagacGGCCGAGCGCCGGAGCCACGCCCCGCGCCGGGATTCCTCGCACCCGCCGACCCCGGGGCCGGGCGCCCATTTGCTTCATTTGGGCTGCAGCCCGAAGATGTCAAGCTGCACCTCATGCGACAGGCAGCGTCACCGCCGATGCTGGGCAAGGATCTCACGTTCCGCAGGTGCCCGTCGCCCAAGCAAACCAAGCTGGAGACGGACCACCCCTTTGTCGAGCATGGGGGGTCGGTGGAGAAGAATCGGGACACGTCGGGTCAGGGCGGTCTCTGGAGGGGCTACTGCTTCCGTTCCGAGTCTAACACCGACTTCATCGTGCCGGCGGACCTGCACCCCGCGCCCATGATGGtcacgccgatgccgccgggTACACccggcgagccgcccgcgtACGAGTCGTTGAGCGAAGAGCCCGGCTCGCTGTACGCGTCTTCGTCCAACAACAgctcctcgggcagctcgccgccgccgccgagcctcTGGCGGgccgaccaccaccagcgccgggccagcagaggcggccaggcggcggccaacaAGGGTTTGCACATGCTGCACGGGCTCGACGAGCGTCTGCACCGCGAAAAGACGCAGGCCGAGCGTGACGAGAAGATCCTGCACGAGTTTGACGATGAGTTCGTCACCCAGGTGTACAACTACCTATCCCTCGGGTacccggccatggcgcggTCCTTTGACGAGGAGCTGTCCAAGATCACGCGCGTGAGCGTGgaggagctcggccgcgacgacgagcggcagATGGCAAAGGGCCACATGCTCGAAatgcgcctcgacgacaacccCGAGGAGGCCAGATGTCCGCGCTGGAGGGCCCTCAAGACGTACATTTACGAGTGGGCGCGGCAGCACCCCAACCTCGACAACCTCGATCCGCTGGCCTGGGGCGTCAGGGAGCGGAGGGGCAGCTGGGCCATTTGA
- a CDS encoding uncharacterized protein (EggNog:ENOG503NXTB), with amino-acid sequence MAASTASDEAAAAAATTAAPQHDGGATFEISPPATTSPGSPPIRSVTNRVATPLSLFLDSPSRRGGAKSSGEKTTDISVSASASAHGCLSGGGGDARKPGADLFATMSPAETPEPAVSPVVDAVAGGRGGNDDDSRRSQAVAQLISAPGPSARATWAHGYEPPPSAAEPRDRLPPMTNTNVDSPPGDGEHRPHPHLYQNQQHPLSDAQPLRTASVRADTKIAHPKPISTPVSVGQPTADPKLRTVASVGSSVAHLEATAERLSMTSSIDDAIRELHGELKRSDSRRSSHLASARAASSDAAHDALYNSGSETASVAGPVKRHLSTSSSIVSTNIAARQGGYSPAAFVMSPNHSLTTGRLRSGSQTSVTGRPDIDIGTILSRHGPGKSSVRSVRSAKMSLAEISESEPVALTGEALDAADNAPPIEDQIDESELRIPPIDDDVPSTAAFHEMLGDSVYHNAPHSQPGQQSANGVVSQDGDHDDQRPATSHSNNTFQQCQDAFVDFDGVHWEPEVEQDLYVPPDMEPELPTPRPPRVRPQSYLDPETGQQMLYYPARVPAMLNLPPKLSSRPKATQRNQRRSQVLSAMMDLGAQPPLPPSPDKRGSTFELNNLTRKPAAPERASFLPDPVEGQRNSFDLSHFDFADHEAKSESGADEMAAEPDAAADQARPVSHSDAEKRKSRMSALLKLPPQLRASAFFDLPPTNAVDVEIKDGSAMATLDSILDASAKAPVNAFTDHLHGGTLGPEVYGKTKKHKARQSTATLTGLAPPAPEPKKRSSFMWLGKRATSSHKEDEKKRPHTVAGPADLDRTEDSGEAANGKSTAGDSTDNVIRVGAADENAEEGSEQEEVDEEEYHGPPTTLLAELQLRKQEQQQRKKNLGSGFANGMHATLLEMDTVAEQQRKERNKKRVNLAWEDPLAHTGENGSDDEDVPLAVLAAMQQGAKNMADLERPMGLMERRELEDNEPLSHRRARLQGLEPPTVLLPNRMSVMSFPAFNRGAQNRSPSARGHSPAPEEEEVEGETLEERRLRLTGKDSSSELPRARPVSSTFSTELLSQFGDLDDAKDKAAEGKGATAPAPASGEDETLGQRRRRLQAEKDAREREMSYGNLVGDAEPKASNRLSLANILAAHPQKVPDVHAQEQAQRAEDARGAMERDAKLAAMRKQMPQTLDVPGVDRSGGYRGGAFNDGTGGSSLLVAKNAYEAQLQEQKLRAEEEQRAARLRDAKMAAMREQMPQTLNVPTFDRSGGFRGGAYNDGSGGIGLRGARSSQSLKVPGVAQHGFGSRNRSSVVVNSGSMLGGPVQQPVYNAMGGMNAMAPYNGLNAMGSVNNLSAMGSYGNLNAMGSFNNLHAAGPYGNANGMGSYSNMHAMGGLYNGNAGMSVYGGNMMGTGMQMPMQMPMPTSSGSVDRVEQWRRSVHP; translated from the coding sequence atggcggcatcaacggcctctgacgaagccgccgccgccgccgccacgacagCGGCACCGCAGCACGACGGCGGTGCAACGTTCGAgatctcgccgcccgcgaccacGAGCCCCGGTTCGCCGCCCATACGCTCGGTCACCAACCGAGTCGCCACGCCGCTGAGCCTGTTCCTCgactcgccgtcgaggcggggCGGAGCGAAGTCTAGCGGCGAGAAAACCACCGACATCAGcgtcagcgccagcgccagcgctcACGGCTgcctcagcggcggcggcggcgatgcacGCAAGCCGGGGGCGGACCTCTTCGCGACCATGTCGCCCGCAGAGACGCCCGAGCCCGCTGTCTCGCCTGTTGTTGATGCCGTGGCCGGGGGTCGCGGCGGGAATGATGACGATTCTCGACGCTCGCAGGCCGTCGCTCAGCTCATTTCGGCTCCGGGACCCAGTGCACGCGCCACCTGGGCCCATGGATACGAGCCACCACCGTCAGCCGCTGAGCCTCGGGACCGCCTCCCCCCGATGACAAACACAAACGTTGACTCGCcccctggcgacggcgagcatcgccctcatcctcacCTTTATCAAAATCAACAGCATCCCCTCTCCGACGCCCAACCCCTCCGCACTGCCAGCGTTAGGGCCGACACCAAGATCGCCCACCCCAAGCCCATCTCCACGCCCGTCTCGGTTGGGCAGCCAACCGCCGACCCCAAGCTCCGCACCGTCGCCTCggtcggcagcagcgtcgcccaTCTCGAAGCCACCGCAGAGCGCCTATCCATGACGAGCTCCATCGACGATGCCATCCGAGAATTGCACGGGGAATTGAAGCGGAGCGACAGCAGACGCTCCTCCCATCTGGCCAGTGCCcgagccgcctcgtccgacgCCGCACACGACGCCCTCTACAACAGCGGCTCCGAGaccgcctccgtcgccggccccgtcaaGCGCCACCTctccacctcgtcgtccatcgtCTCGACCAACATCGCCGCTCGCCAGGGCGGCtactcgcccgccgcctttgtcATGTCACCCAACCACTCCCTCACGACGGGCCGCCTCCGCTCGGGCTCGCAGACCTCGGTGACCGGCCGACCCGACATCGATATTGGCACGATCCTCTCGCGGCACGGCCCTGGAAAGTCGTCGGTGAGAAGCGTCCGCTCTGCCAAGATGTCTCTTGCCGAGATTTCAGAGTCGGAGCCTGTGGCCCTGACCGGTGAGGCCCTGGATGCGGCCGACAACGCGCCACCAATCGAGGACCAGATTGACGAGAGCGAGCTGCGGATACCGCccattgacgacgatgtccCGAGCACGGCCGCCTTTCATGAAATGCTGGGAGACAGCGTGTATCATAACGCACCCCATAGCCAGCCCGGGCAGCAGTCTGCCAACGGAGTCGTCAGCCAGGAcggcgaccacgacgaccagcgGCCAGCGACGTCCCATTCGAACAACACCTTTCAACAGTGCCAAGACGCCTTTGTCGACTTCGACGGCGTGCACTGGGAGCCCGAGGTTGAGCAAGACCTGTACGTGCCCCCCGATATGGAGCCGGAGCTCCCGACCCCGCGTCCGCCACGCGTCCGGCCGCAGTCGTACCTGGACCCCGAAACGGGACAGCAGATGCTGTACTACCCGGCCCGTGTCCCCGCCATGCTCAACCTGCCCCCAAAGCTGTCCAGCCGACCCAAGGCGACGCAGCGGAACCAGCGGAGGTCCCAGGTCCTCTCCGCCATGATGGACCTTGGCGCGCAGCCGCCCCTGCCTCCGTCGCCCGATAAGAGAGGCTCGACCTTTGAGCTCAACAACCTCACCAGGAAACCCGCGGCTCCCGAGCGGGCCTCATTCCTCCCCGATCCTGTCGAGGGCCAGCGCAACTCGTTTGACCTGTCGCACTTTGACTTTGCCGATCACGAGGCCAAGTCGGAGAGCGGGGCGGACGAGATGGCGGCTGAGCCTGATGCGGCTGCAGACCAAGCGCGGCCAGTGTCTCacagcgacgccgagaagcgcaagtcTCGGATGTCTGCGCTGCTCAAGCTGCCCCCGCAGCTTCGGGCGAGCGCCTTCTTCGACCTGCCCCCGACcaatgccgtcgacgtcgagatCAAGGACGggtccgccatggccacgctCGACAGCATActcgacgcctcggccaaggcgcccGTCAACGCCTTCACCGATCACCTCCACGGGGGCACGCTGGGACCCGAGGTGTACGGCAAGACCAAGAAGCACAAGGCTCGTCAGTCCACGGCGACCCTCACCGGgcttgcgccgccggcgccggagcccaAGAAGCGCTCGTCCTTTATGTGGCTCGGCAAgcgcgccaccagcagccaCAAGGAagacgagaagaagcggccGCATACCGTGGCCGGCCcggccgacctcgaccgGACAGAAGACTCTGGAGAGGCCGCCAACGGCAAGTCCACCGCGGGTGACAGCACGGACAATGTAATTCGCGTCGGTGCGGCAGACGAGAACGCCGAAGAGGGTTCGGAGCAAGAAGAAGTGGACGAAGAAGAGTACCacggcccgccgacgacgctcctcgccgagctccagTTGCGcaagcaggagcagcagcagcggaagAAGAACCTCGGTTCCGGCTTCGCCAACGGCATGCACGCGACACTCCTCGAGATGGACACGGTCGCAGAGCAACAGCGCAAAGAGCGCAACAAGAAGCGTGTCAACCTCGCCTGGGAGGATCCCCTCGCCCACACTGGCGAGAacggctccgacgacgaggacgtgcccCTGGCCGTcctggcggccatgcagCAAGGCGCCAAGAACAtggccgacctcgagcgGCCCATGGGCCTCATGGAGCGCCGCGAACTCGAAGACAACGAGCCGCtcagccaccgccgcgcgcgcctccaGGGTCTGGAGCCCCCCACCGTGCTCCTGCCGAACCGCATGAGCGTCATGTCGTTCCCCGCCTTTAATCGCGGCGCCCAGAACCGGTCTCCCTCGGCCAGGGGCCATAGCCCTGCTccagaggaggaggaggtcgaggGTGAGACGCTCGAAGAGCGGAGACTGCGCCTGACAGGGaaggacagcagcagcgagctcCCGCGGGCGCGCCCCGTCAGCAGCACCTTCTCTACCGAGCTCCTGAGCCAGTTCGGGGACCTAGACGACGCCAAAGACAAGGCTGCGGAGGGCAAgggggccacggcgccggcgccggcgagtGGCGAGGATGAGACCCtcgggcagcgccggcgacgattGCAGGCGGAGAAAGACGCCCGCGAACGCGAGATGAGCTACGGCAACCTTGTTGGTGACGCGGAGCCAAAGGCCAGCAACCGCCTGAGCCTGGCCAACATCCTCGCGGCCCACCCGCAGAAGGTCCCCGACGTGCACGCACAGGAGCAGGCCCAGCGAGCTGaggacgcgcgcggcgccatggagcgCGACGCCAAGCTGGCCGCCATGCGCAAGCAGATGCCGCAAACGCTCGATGTGCCCGGCGTTGACCGGTCCGGGGGCTACAGAGGCGGAGCGTTCAATGACGGGACAGGCGGCTCCAGCCTCCTAGTGGCCAAGAATGCGTACGAGGCACAGCTGCAGGAGCAGAAAttgcgcgccgaggaggagcagcgcgccgcccggtTGCGTGACGCCAAGATGGCTGCCATGCGGGAGCAGATGCCCCAGACGCTCAACGTGCCTACGTTTGACCGGTCCGGCGGCTTCCGGGGCGGCGCCTacaacgacggcagcggtggcATCGGGCTTCGCGGGGCGCGCTCGAGCCAGTCGCTCAAGGTGCCTGGCGTCGCCCAGCACGGTTTCGGCTCTCGGAACCGGTCCAGCGTGGTGgtcaacagcggcagcatgCTCGGCGGGCCGGTGCAGCAGCCGGTTTACAacgccatgggcggcatgaATGCCATGGCGCCGTACAATGGGCTCAACGCTATGGGCTCCGTCAACAACCTGAGCGCCATGGGTAGCTACGGCAACCTCAACGCCATGGGCTCTTTCAACAACCTCCACGCCGCAGGCCCGTATGGGAACGCCAACGGCATGGGCTCCTACAGCAACATGCACGCCATGGGCGGCTTATACAACGGCAACGCCGGCATGAGCGTCTACGGCGGCAACATGATGGGCACGGGGATGCAGATGCCCATGCAGATGCCGATGCCCACGAGCTCGGGGTCCGTGGACCGCGTGGAGCAGTGGCGCCGCAGCGTCCACCCGTGA